The following coding sequences lie in one Pontibacter sp. G13 genomic window:
- a CDS encoding cytochrome c peroxidase yields the protein MTVRISCGALLLMGSLLTGCLGEGPDPVGTEPDLTDLQLEDLIEDVGGVKGLSAFILPESDNFGQIPQDNRNPITSAKVELGRQLYNETGLMNASKFTGNNYTVSCASCHHSAAGFQAGIKQGIGDGGIGFGVAGEGRIPNPDYEVDSLDIQPIRTPSSLNAAFQKVTLWDGSFGARGANSGTSRLWTRGTPLETNFKGYFGIETQAIAGLSVHRMHVDSQLVDELGYKAQFDAIFANFSTDERYTTETAGLAIAAYERTLLANKAPFQEWLRGDWDALEEDEKQGALLFFGKARCVSCHSSPALNSEGFYALGMGDLDGPGVYGDFDGDTKNLGRGGFTQREGEYYKFKTPQLYNLKDVDFFGHGATFRSIREVVEYKTQNNGAIQNQEMPIEYLYHKFGEVELTDLEVDRLTAFLTNALYDPQLDRYDPASVKSGNCMPNSDPQSRVDLGCD from the coding sequence ATGACCGTAAGAATTAGCTGTGGAGCCTTGCTGCTGATGGGGAGCCTGTTGACAGGTTGCCTGGGAGAGGGGCCCGATCCGGTGGGGACAGAACCCGATTTGACGGACCTCCAATTGGAGGACCTGATTGAAGATGTAGGAGGTGTCAAAGGACTTTCTGCATTCATCTTGCCTGAATCCGACAACTTTGGACAAATTCCTCAAGACAACCGAAATCCGATCACGTCCGCCAAGGTCGAGCTGGGACGACAATTGTACAACGAAACCGGCCTGATGAATGCTTCGAAATTCACAGGCAACAATTACACGGTTTCCTGTGCTTCTTGCCACCATTCCGCCGCGGGATTTCAGGCGGGCATCAAGCAAGGCATCGGAGACGGCGGGATTGGGTTTGGCGTCGCTGGAGAAGGACGGATTCCCAATCCGGATTATGAGGTGGATAGCCTCGATATTCAACCTATCAGAACACCCTCTTCCCTCAACGCAGCTTTTCAGAAGGTGACTTTGTGGGATGGTTCATTCGGCGCCAGAGGAGCCAACTCCGGTACCTCCCGTCTATGGACAAGAGGTACTCCGCTGGAAACCAATTTCAAGGGATATTTCGGGATTGAAACCCAGGCGATTGCCGGTCTCTCGGTTCACAGGATGCATGTGGATTCCCAATTGGTGGACGAATTGGGTTACAAGGCTCAGTTCGATGCTATTTTCGCCAACTTCTCCACGGATGAGCGATACACGACTGAGACTGCAGGTCTGGCCATTGCAGCTTATGAGCGTACTCTCTTGGCCAACAAGGCACCTTTTCAGGAATGGCTCAGAGGGGATTGGGATGCACTCGAGGAAGACGAGAAACAAGGCGCATTGCTATTCTTTGGCAAGGCTCGTTGTGTGAGTTGCCATTCTAGCCCAGCACTTAATTCTGAAGGGTTTTATGCATTGGGTATGGGAGATCTTGATGGTCCCGGCGTATATGGAGACTTTGATGGAGATACCAAAAACCTCGGGAGAGGAGGATTCACCCAAAGAGAAGGAGAGTACTACAAATTCAAAACGCCACAGCTCTACAACCTCAAGGACGTGGATTTCTTCGGGCATGGTGCTACATTCCGTTCCATTCGAGAAGTGGTTGAATACAAGACTCAGAACAACGGCGCCATCCAAAATCAGGAGATGCCGATCGAGTATCTTTATCACAAATTTGGAGAGGTGGAATTGACAGATCTGGAAGTGGATCGCTTGACAGCCTTCCTGACCAACGCTCTGTATGACCCACAACTGGATCGGTATGATCCAGCATCCGTGAAGTCTGGCAATTGTATGCCCAACAGTGACCCCCAATCTCGGGTGGATCTTGGATGTGATTAA
- a CDS encoding PfkB family carbohydrate kinase yields MTESVHSHDLVAVGEVFMDFVSSEAVNSLSEVESYVPSPGGSPARLCKHLAALGHPVSLVASVGLDFFGNRIREDLREHGVDASFVRAKPQAHTSLAFFAPKAGKPNQMEVMETSMVRQADYQIMDITWEELAQTKIFHTTAFALGRQPARASIWEGVSKARQRGALLSMDFNFSIEQWPNLDEARSVLKTFCFFRPIIKMNNEEFKNIWSGTSYTSAQVIDSLMEAGAEAVVFTDRIQGNRVYSQSEATQVFDPIPPVEVSNPRASGDAFWAGFLSAKLAGKSLSDCVECANQQALSLLQSSGATS; encoded by the coding sequence ATGACCGAATCTGTCCACTCCCATGATCTGGTGGCAGTTGGTGAAGTCTTCATGGACTTTGTCAGCTCAGAAGCCGTCAATTCCCTCTCCGAGGTGGAATCCTATGTCCCATCTCCTGGAGGGTCTCCTGCACGATTGTGCAAGCACCTTGCAGCCCTCGGCCACCCAGTCAGTCTCGTCGCCTCTGTTGGGCTCGATTTTTTCGGAAATAGAATTCGGGAAGATCTGCGCGAGCACGGCGTGGATGCGAGTTTTGTCAGGGCAAAACCGCAGGCCCATACTTCTTTGGCTTTTTTTGCACCGAAAGCAGGAAAGCCCAACCAGATGGAGGTAATGGAAACCAGTATGGTCCGTCAGGCGGATTACCAAATCATGGATATCACTTGGGAGGAACTTGCCCAAACCAAGATCTTTCACACTACAGCTTTTGCTTTGGGGCGCCAACCTGCCAGGGCTTCCATCTGGGAGGGGGTATCCAAAGCTCGGCAGCGTGGGGCACTTCTGAGCATGGATTTCAATTTTTCCATCGAGCAGTGGCCCAATCTGGATGAAGCTCGTTCCGTCCTGAAGACCTTTTGCTTTTTCCGTCCCATCATCAAAATGAACAACGAGGAGTTCAAGAACATCTGGAGCGGAACCTCTTACACTTCGGCACAGGTCATCGATTCCTTGATGGAAGCGGGGGCAGAAGCAGTGGTATTCACCGATCGGATTCAAGGCAATCGTGTGTATTCGCAGTCTGAAGCAACCCAAGTATTTGACCCCATCCCTCCTGTAGAAGTTTCCAATCCACGTGCCTCTGGGGACGCATTTTGGGCTGGGTTTCTTTCCGCCAAACTTGCAGGCAAGTCCTTGAGTGATTGTGTGGAATGTGCCAATCAACAGGCCTTGAGTTTGCTTCAATCTTCGGGAGCCACTTCTTGA
- a CDS encoding NAD(P)-dependent oxidoreductase: MQSLKGKTAFITGASRGIGEAIAVKLGSLGAQVVVAAKTDQPHPKLPGTIHTAVTNIESAGGAGLGVVMDVRSEEAVKSAIGQAVEVFGGIDILINNASAIQLTDTLSTSMKRFDLMHQVNFRGTFMVSQACIPHLKRAENPHILNISPPLNLDQKWFAPHLAYTMAKYGMSFCVHGMSTEFKKDGIAVNALWPATTIATAAVNMLGGEAMMRRSRKPEIMADAAAAILQRDSTLHTGHFYIDEEVLKAEGVDQLDAYAVDPSQELLIDYFL, from the coding sequence ATGCAATCATTGAAAGGAAAAACAGCTTTCATTACCGGCGCCAGTAGAGGCATCGGAGAAGCCATAGCCGTCAAACTCGGGTCTCTGGGTGCCCAAGTGGTAGTAGCTGCCAAGACCGACCAACCCCATCCCAAATTGCCCGGCACCATCCATACCGCCGTGACAAATATCGAATCAGCTGGAGGAGCAGGGCTCGGGGTGGTGATGGATGTGCGTAGTGAAGAGGCTGTCAAGTCTGCCATCGGTCAAGCCGTGGAAGTGTTTGGGGGAATCGACATACTCATCAACAATGCCAGCGCCATCCAATTGACGGATACCCTTTCTACTTCCATGAAGCGATTCGACCTGATGCATCAAGTCAATTTCCGGGGAACCTTCATGGTTTCTCAGGCGTGCATCCCTCATCTCAAGCGTGCCGAAAACCCCCATATCCTCAATATCTCCCCGCCGTTGAATCTGGATCAGAAGTGGTTTGCCCCTCATTTGGCCTATACCATGGCCAAGTATGGGATGAGTTTCTGTGTGCACGGTATGTCCACAGAATTCAAGAAGGATGGAATCGCGGTGAATGCCCTCTGGCCTGCCACGACCATTGCCACCGCTGCGGTCAACATGCTGGGCGGGGAGGCAATGATGCGCCGATCTCGAAAGCCAGAAATTATGGCAGATGCAGCTGCGGCCATTCTCCAACGAGACAGCACTCTTCATACAGGTCATTTCTACATCGATGAAGAAGTCCTCAAGGCGGAGGGAGTAGACCAGCTCGATGCCTATGCGGTGGACCCATCCCAAGAATTACTAATTGACTACTTCCTGTAA
- a CDS encoding tetratricopeptide repeat protein — protein sequence MAIFLRTKAQTQVMDPAVVQARDLFYQSYLENNPAGWEEAVSQLKMLYAESGYQDVQILQELAIAQYGLSGGCIANDCGGDKAGKLIDETEKTLDKLLKKRPTSGAGNGIMGGLLGLKMGLSPAKAIFLGPRAMKYLDIATKQDTLEPIGWVENGNMRFHSPSLFGGDKKAALRAYKKAVAQFEENPTRAANSWMYMHAYAWVGKSYEALEKWDDAVATYERILEIAPEFAWVRDELLPAAKLKQAE from the coding sequence ATGGCGATTTTCCTTCGAACGAAAGCTCAGACTCAGGTGATGGACCCAGCGGTGGTCCAAGCCAGAGATCTATTCTACCAGTCCTATCTGGAAAATAATCCAGCAGGATGGGAAGAAGCCGTGAGTCAATTGAAAATGCTCTATGCAGAATCCGGATATCAGGATGTCCAGATCCTCCAAGAGCTTGCGATCGCTCAATACGGATTGAGTGGAGGCTGCATCGCCAATGATTGCGGAGGAGATAAAGCCGGAAAACTCATCGACGAGACTGAAAAGACGCTCGATAAGCTGCTCAAAAAACGCCCAACCTCAGGTGCTGGCAACGGCATTATGGGAGGTCTGCTAGGGCTTAAAATGGGACTCTCTCCCGCGAAAGCGATTTTTCTCGGACCTCGCGCCATGAAATATTTGGACATTGCTACCAAGCAAGATACACTTGAACCCATCGGATGGGTAGAGAACGGCAACATGCGCTTCCATTCACCAAGTCTTTTTGGGGGGGATAAAAAAGCCGCATTGAGAGCCTACAAGAAAGCGGTCGCTCAATTTGAGGAGAATCCAACTAGAGCTGCTAACTCGTGGATGTATATGCATGCCTATGCTTGGGTGGGAAAGAGCTACGAGGCCCTTGAAAAATGGGATGATGCGGTTGCCACCTACGAGCGAATTTTGGAGATTGCGCCCGAATTCGCGTGGGTGAGAGATGAATTGCTCCCCGCTGCCAAACTGAAACAAGCTGAATAA
- a CDS encoding sulfite exporter TauE/SafE family protein gives MNLAFENPLDPMGWLIFVVAGIGTGVINTLAGSGSLVTLPIFMYVCGLPASVANGTNRVGVFLQSLVGVAGFKKAGNLPTEGLVWILVPSALGATLGSLIAVDLNEEIMHYAIGGLMVFMLGVLLLNPKRWIRESTFDPAKVKHPLTIGLMFLIGIYGGFLQAGVGIMLLAGLVLRAGFNLASANAVKLLAVIAFCIPALLTFWYNGQVNWLLGFLMAIFQSIGAVIGVRFVSRVPNADQWIHRLLIVVVAAAALKQFGVFG, from the coding sequence ATGAATCTTGCGTTCGAAAATCCACTCGATCCCATGGGCTGGCTCATTTTTGTGGTAGCCGGCATCGGGACAGGAGTCATCAATACACTGGCAGGTAGCGGATCATTGGTCACGCTGCCTATTTTTATGTACGTCTGCGGATTGCCGGCCTCGGTAGCCAATGGTACCAATCGCGTAGGAGTTTTCCTCCAAAGTCTGGTTGGGGTTGCCGGCTTCAAAAAGGCGGGAAACCTTCCCACCGAGGGGTTGGTGTGGATCTTGGTGCCGTCGGCATTGGGGGCTACCCTTGGATCGCTCATCGCAGTCGATCTCAACGAGGAGATTATGCATTACGCCATCGGTGGTCTGATGGTATTCATGTTGGGGGTCCTTCTGTTGAATCCCAAGCGCTGGATTCGTGAATCGACCTTCGATCCGGCCAAGGTCAAGCACCCGCTGACCATTGGTCTCATGTTCCTGATTGGGATTTATGGAGGCTTTTTACAGGCTGGGGTGGGAATTATGCTCTTGGCGGGCTTGGTATTACGCGCAGGATTCAACCTCGCTTCGGCCAATGCCGTGAAGCTCCTCGCAGTGATTGCCTTCTGTATTCCGGCTTTGCTGACCTTTTGGTACAATGGCCAGGTCAACTGGCTCTTGGGATTCCTGATGGCGATTTTTCAGTCCATAGGAGCCGTTATCGGGGTGAGGTTTGTCTCTCGTGTCCCTAATGCTGACCAGTGGATTCACCGATTATTGATCGTGGTGGTAGCCGCTGCCGCCCTGAAACAGTTTGGCGTATTTGGGTAA